Within the Synergistota bacterium genome, the region TCTTTCACACTTCTAAGCTTTTCTTCAATAAATGAAGAAATTTTAGTAGCTATAAAGTCTCCCATGATGCTAAAGAACCTTATGCTTAAATTTTCCACAGTTTGTCCGCTTGTATTTACGCTTATAAATGTGGAGACTCCTAAGGGGACTAAAACGCTTATGAGTACTAAAATTAATATCTTGAGGCGCAAGGAGGTTCTCATTATGGTTTCACCCCCTATTAGGTTGTTTTAGTTCTATAAAAGAGTATATCATATAAGAGTTATCTGAGGAAATAGCATGAGGAGGATTGCACCTAAAATTAATGCTATAAAGAAGGGGGTTACTCCTTTAAATATGGTTTCCATTGGAATTTCAGGGAAAATTCCTTTTATAACATAAGCGTTTATGCCCACAGGAGGGGTTATAACTCCTATCTGGGTTACAAGTACTACCATTACTCCGAACCATATTGGATCAAAGCCAAGTTTTATTACTACCGGATAAAATATTGGAATAGTTAAAAGTATCAACGCCAGAGCATCTATAAAACATCCGGATATTACATAAATCAATATTATGAATGCCATTGCAAGATAAGGGTAATTTTCAAATTGAAGAAGCCAGCTTTGAAGAGCTTGAGGTAGTCTTGTTATGGCCAGAAAGTGACCAAATACGGCTGCTCCTGCAACTACAAAGATTATCATACATGATATCCTGACACTCTCTTGAAGTGAGCGTTTTATTCCTTCCCAGGATATCCTTTTTCTTAGAAGAGAGATGATCCCTATTAATCCAGTTCCTACTGCTCCTGCTTCAATAGGAGTGAAGATTCCCTTTAGTAAACCTCCGACAACTAAAAGGAATATGAGCAAAACCTCAGAAGCGCTTAAAAGAGAAAAGAGCCTTTCTTTCCATGAACTTTTAGGGCTTTTAGAGGCTATCTGAGGGTCTATTTTAGCCCATACATATATAGCTATGGAGAAGAGAATTGAAAGCATTATTCCTGGGAGTATCCCGGCTATAAATAGTTTTCCAATGGATTGTTGAGTTAGTATACCGTATATTACGAATATTACGCTAGGGGGGATCATTATTCCTAGACTTCCCCCAGCAGCTACACATCCAGCAGCTAGAGATTCGGAGTATCCATATCTTTTCATTTCGGGTAATGCTACCATAGCCATTGTAGCGGTAGAAGCGTTTGTTGACCCACATATAGCTGCAAATCCTGCGCTCGCCCATATAGTAGCTATAGCTAGCCCACCAGGTAAGTGTCCTATGAGTTTATTAGATGCCTCATATAGCCTTTTACTCATTCCAGAATTGTGAGCTAGTTGTCCCATAAGCACGAATAGGGGAATTACTCCCAATGTGTAAGAGTTAAATGAGGAGAAAAAGTCAACTGCAAGCAGCTTCATTGCTGCGGGAAATGAAACTAGTAATCCAAATCCAATAAATCCAACGAGAGCCATAGCTATAGCTACTGGTATCTTTAGTAAAAAAAGTAGTAT harbors:
- a CDS encoding TRAP transporter large permease, with protein sequence MTPLFLGAIGTFTLILLFLLKIPVAIAMALVGFIGFGLLVSFPAAMKLLAVDFFSSFNSYTLGVIPLFVLMGQLAHNSGMSKRLYEASNKLIGHLPGGLAIATIWASAGFAAICGSTNASTATMAMVALPEMKRYGYSESLAAGCVAAGGSLGIMIPPSVIFVIYGILTQQSIGKLFIAGILPGIMLSILFSIAIYVWAKIDPQIASKSPKSSWKERLFSLLSASEVLLIFLLVVGGLLKGIFTPIEAGAVGTGLIGIISLLRKRISWEGIKRSLQESVRISCMIIFVVAGAAVFGHFLAITRLPQALQSWLLQFENYPYLAMAFIILIYVISGCFIDALALILLTIPIFYPVVIKLGFDPIWFGVMVVLVTQIGVITPPVGINAYVIKGIFPEIPMETIFKGVTPFFIALILGAILLMLFPQITLI